In one Oreochromis aureus strain Israel breed Guangdong linkage group 2, ZZ_aureus, whole genome shotgun sequence genomic region, the following are encoded:
- the sybl1 gene encoding vesicle-associated membrane protein 7, with amino-acid sequence MAILFAVVARGTTILAKHAWCGGNFLEVTEQILAKIPSENNKLTYSHGSYLFHYICHDRIIYLCITDDDFERSRAFTFLSEVKKRFQTTYGSRAQTALPYAMNSEFSSTLAAQMKHHSDPRGPDRVNETQMQVDDLKGIMVRNIDLVAQRGEKLELLIDKTENLVDASVTFKTTSRNLTRAMCMKNLKLTLVIVLVALVVIYIIVSAACGGLNWPSCVK; translated from the exons ATGGCAATCCTGTTTGCTGTGGTGGCTCGAGGAACCACTATTCTTGCCAAGCATGCATGGTGTGGGGGTAACTTCCTGGAAGTTACTGAGCAGATTTTAGCTAAAATTCCCTCAGAGAACAACAAACTGACATACAGCCATGGCAG CTATCTGTTTCATTACATCTGCCATGACAGAATCATATACCTGTGCATCACGGATGAC GACTTTGAGAGGTCACGTGCATTCACCTTCCTCAGTGAAGTGAAGAAGCGTTTCCAGACAACATATGGCTCACGAGCGCAAACAGCCCTGCCTTACGCCATGAACAGCGAGTTCTCCTCTACACTGGCAGCTCAAATG aaacacCACTCAGATCCACGTGGACCCGATCGTGTCAATGAGACTCAGATGCAAGTGGACGACCTGAAGGGCATCATGGTCCGCAACATAG ACTTGGTAgctcagagaggagaaaagctGGAGCTGCTGATTGACAAGACAGAAAACCTGGTTGATGCA tcAGTCACATTTAAGACCACGAGCCGTAACCTTACACGAGCCATGTGCATGAAGAACCTCAAGCTGACTCTAGTCATTGTGCTGGTTGCCCTT GTGGTGATTTACATTATTGTCTCTGCTGCCTGTGGAGGTCTCAACTGGCCCTCATGTGTCAAATAA